From a region of the Lactuca sativa cultivar Salinas chromosome 4, Lsat_Salinas_v11, whole genome shotgun sequence genome:
- the LOC111906788 gene encoding protein CLP1 homolog, with product MAYGGTPSGPPAASGSSPAMKQVKLEKESELRIEVSFNSSLRLRLLNGTAEIFGTEMPPENWLIFPPRMKFAIFTWYGATIEMQDNTETDYVADETPMISYVNVHAVLEGRRNRAKASPSDSDASQGPRVIVVGPTDSGKSTLSRMLLSWAAKQGWKPTFVDLDIGQGSITLPGCIAASPIEMPIDPVEGIPLEMPLVYFFGHNTPTVNADLYRVLVKELAQILERQFAGNPESRAAGMVINTMGFIDGLGYDLLLHAIDTFQATVVLVLGQEKLCSMLKDVLKRKPNVDVVKLQKSGGVVSRNSKFRASARSQRIREYFYGLSNDLSPHSSIANFNDLSIYKVGGGPQAPASALPIGAQPVADPMRLVPVNINRDLLNLVLAVSFAKEQDQILSSNIAGFIWITDIDIPRKKITYLAPSGGELPSKFLLMGSLTWIET from the exons ATGGCATATGGAGGCACACCTTCGGGCCCACCTGCAGCTTCAGGCAGCTCTCCTGCAATGAAGCAGGTGAAACTGGAGAAAGAAAGTGAACTCAGGATTGAAGTCAGTTTTAACAGCTCTCTTCGCCTCAGGCTACTAAATGGGACAGCTGAGATATTTGGGACCGAAATGCCCCCAGAAAATTGGCTCATCTTCCCACCAAGAATGAAATTTGCT ATATTTACATGGTATGGGGCCACCATTGAAATGCAAGACAACACTGAAACTGATTATGTAGCAGATGAG ACACCAATGATCAGTTATGTAAACGTGCATGCTGTACTTGAAGGGCGTAGAAATCGTGCAAAAGCCTCTCCCAGTGATTCTGATGCTTCCCAG GGTCCCAGGGTGATTGTTGTGGGACCCACAGATTCTGGAAAGAGTACATTATCTAGAATGCTTCTTAGCTGGGCAGCCAAACAAGGATGGAAACCTACTTTTGTGGATTTGGACATTGGACAAGGATCTATAACCCTCCCTGGGTGTATTGCTGCTAGCCCAATTGAAATGCCAATTGACCCTGTTGAAGGGATTCCTCTTGAAATGCCTCTTGTTTACTTTTTTGGACACAACACTCCAAC TGTTAATGCAGATCTTTATAGGGTATTAGTAAAGGAGCTAGCACAGATATTGGAAAGACAATTTGCTGGGAATCCTGAATCTAGAGCTGCAGGCATGGTCATCAACACCATGGGATTCATTGATGGACTTGGTTATGAT CTTCTTCTGCATGCAATTGATACATTCCAGGCTACTGTTGTTCTTGTGTTGGGTCAG gagAAACTTTGCAGCATGTTAAAAGATGTATTAAAACGAAAACCTAATGTGGATGTAGTGAAACTACAAAAATCAGGTGGTGTTGTATCCAGGAATTCAAAATTCAGAGCAAGTGCAAGGAGCCAGAGGATAAGA GAATATTTTTATGGTCTTTCAAATGACCTTTCCCCTCACTCAAGTATAGCGAATTTCAATGATTTGAGTATTTATAAAGTTGGGGGTGGCCCACAGGCCCCAGCTTCAGCTCTCCCTATTGGTGCACAGCCTGTGGCGGACCCCATGAGATTGGTTCCTGTAAACATCAACAGGGATTTGCTCAATTTAGTTCTTGCTGTCTCTTTTGCAAAAGAACAAGATCAGATTCTTTCAAG CAACATAGCTGGGTTTATTTGGATCACTGATATTGATATTCCAAG GAAGAAAATCACATATCTAGCTCCATCAGGTGGAGAACTTCCGAGCAAGTTCTTGTTAATGGGAAGCTTAACATGGATTGAAACCTAA